The following are encoded together in the Monodelphis domestica isolate mMonDom1 chromosome 5, mMonDom1.pri, whole genome shotgun sequence genome:
- the PTN gene encoding pleiotrophin isoform X4, producing the protein MQPQQQQQQRRKFAAAFLAFIFILAAVDIAEAGKKEKPEKKVKKSDCGEWQWSVCVPTSGDCGLGTREGTRTGAECKQTMKTQRCKIPCNWKKQFGECKYQFQAWGECDANTALKTRTGNLKRALHNADCQKTVTISKPCGKLTKPKPQESKKKKKEGKKQEKMLD; encoded by the exons ATGCAGCcacaacagcagcaacagcagcgtCGAAAATTTGCAGCTGCCTTCCTggcattcattttcattttggcagctgtggaCATTGCTGAAGCTGGCAAGAAAGAGAAACCAG aaaaaaaggtgaagaaatCAGACTGTGGAGAATGGCAGTGGAGTGTGTGTGTCCCAACCAGTGGGGATTGTGGACTGGGTACCCGGGAGGGCACTCGGACTGGTGCGGAATGCAAACAAACCATGAAGACCCAAAGATGTAAGATCCCATGCAACTGGAAGAAACAATTTGGAG AGTGCAAATACCAGTTCCAGGCCTGGGGAGAATGTGATGCAAACACTGCCTTGAAGACACGAACAGGAAACCTGAAGAGAGCTCTTCATAATGCTGACTGTCAGAAGACTGTCACCATTTCCAAGCCATGTGGGAAACTTACCAAACCCAAACCACAAG AatctaagaagaagaaaaaggaaggcaaGAAACAGGAGAAGATGTTGGACTAA
- the PTN gene encoding pleiotrophin isoform X1: MQPQQQQQQRRKFAAAFLAFIFILAAVDIAEAGKKEKPEKKVKKSDCGEWQWSVCVPTSGDCGLGTREGTRTGAECKQTMKTQRCKIPCNWKKQFGAECKYQFQAWGECDANTALKTRTGNLKRALHNADCQKTVTISKPCGKLTKPKPQAESKKKKKEGKKQEKMLD, encoded by the exons ATGCAGCcacaacagcagcaacagcagcgtCGAAAATTTGCAGCTGCCTTCCTggcattcattttcattttggcagctgtggaCATTGCTGAAGCTGGCAAGAAAGAGAAACCAG aaaaaaaggtgaagaaatCAGACTGTGGAGAATGGCAGTGGAGTGTGTGTGTCCCAACCAGTGGGGATTGTGGACTGGGTACCCGGGAGGGCACTCGGACTGGTGCGGAATGCAAACAAACCATGAAGACCCAAAGATGTAAGATCCCATGCAACTGGAAGAAACAATTTGGAG CAGAGTGCAAATACCAGTTCCAGGCCTGGGGAGAATGTGATGCAAACACTGCCTTGAAGACACGAACAGGAAACCTGAAGAGAGCTCTTCATAATGCTGACTGTCAGAAGACTGTCACCATTTCCAAGCCATGTGGGAAACTTACCAAACCCAAACCACAAG CAGAatctaagaagaagaaaaaggaaggcaaGAAACAGGAGAAGATGTTGGACTAA
- the PTN gene encoding pleiotrophin isoform X2 has protein sequence MQPQQQQQQRRKFAAAFLAFIFILAAVDIAEAGKKEKPEKKVKKSDCGEWQWSVCVPTSGDCGLGTREGTRTGAECKQTMKTQRCKIPCNWKKQFGECKYQFQAWGECDANTALKTRTGNLKRALHNADCQKTVTISKPCGKLTKPKPQAESKKKKKEGKKQEKMLD, from the exons ATGCAGCcacaacagcagcaacagcagcgtCGAAAATTTGCAGCTGCCTTCCTggcattcattttcattttggcagctgtggaCATTGCTGAAGCTGGCAAGAAAGAGAAACCAG aaaaaaaggtgaagaaatCAGACTGTGGAGAATGGCAGTGGAGTGTGTGTGTCCCAACCAGTGGGGATTGTGGACTGGGTACCCGGGAGGGCACTCGGACTGGTGCGGAATGCAAACAAACCATGAAGACCCAAAGATGTAAGATCCCATGCAACTGGAAGAAACAATTTGGAG AGTGCAAATACCAGTTCCAGGCCTGGGGAGAATGTGATGCAAACACTGCCTTGAAGACACGAACAGGAAACCTGAAGAGAGCTCTTCATAATGCTGACTGTCAGAAGACTGTCACCATTTCCAAGCCATGTGGGAAACTTACCAAACCCAAACCACAAG CAGAatctaagaagaagaaaaaggaaggcaaGAAACAGGAGAAGATGTTGGACTAA
- the PTN gene encoding pleiotrophin isoform X3, translating to MQPQQQQQQRRKFAAAFLAFIFILAAVDIAEAGKKEKPEKKVKKSDCGEWQWSVCVPTSGDCGLGTREGTRTGAECKQTMKTQRCKIPCNWKKQFGAECKYQFQAWGECDANTALKTRTGNLKRALHNADCQKTVTISKPCGKLTKPKPQESKKKKKEGKKQEKMLD from the exons ATGCAGCcacaacagcagcaacagcagcgtCGAAAATTTGCAGCTGCCTTCCTggcattcattttcattttggcagctgtggaCATTGCTGAAGCTGGCAAGAAAGAGAAACCAG aaaaaaaggtgaagaaatCAGACTGTGGAGAATGGCAGTGGAGTGTGTGTGTCCCAACCAGTGGGGATTGTGGACTGGGTACCCGGGAGGGCACTCGGACTGGTGCGGAATGCAAACAAACCATGAAGACCCAAAGATGTAAGATCCCATGCAACTGGAAGAAACAATTTGGAG CAGAGTGCAAATACCAGTTCCAGGCCTGGGGAGAATGTGATGCAAACACTGCCTTGAAGACACGAACAGGAAACCTGAAGAGAGCTCTTCATAATGCTGACTGTCAGAAGACTGTCACCATTTCCAAGCCATGTGGGAAACTTACCAAACCCAAACCACAAG AatctaagaagaagaaaaaggaaggcaaGAAACAGGAGAAGATGTTGGACTAA